The Helicoverpa armigera isolate CAAS_96S chromosome 18, ASM3070526v1, whole genome shotgun sequence genome has a window encoding:
- the Unc-104 gene encoding kinesin-like protein unc-104 isoform X5: MSSVKVAVRVRPFNSREIARECKCIIEMSGNTTVITNPKAPPGSKDGAKSFNFDFSYWSHNPSDPEFSSQVMVYKDIGEEMLQHAFDGYNICIFAYGQTGAGKSYTMMGSGKDGQEGIIPQICKDLFRRIRQTTSDDLKYSVEVSYMEIYCERVRDLLNPKNKGNLRVREHPALGPYVEDLSKLAVTSYQDIYDLIDEGNKARTVAATNMNETSSRSHAVFTIFFTQQRHDQTTNLMSEKVSKISLVDLAGSERADSTGAKGTRLKEGANINKSLTTLGKVISALAEIASKSKKSKKADFIPYRDSVLTWLLRENLGGNSKTAMIAAISPADINFDETLSTLRYADRAKQIVCKAVVNEDANAKLIRELKEEILKLRELLKAEGIEVEEGPDGKVLYEKKEQPTREENNSSPQRKKSEAEVLSPKLSRAATTIAEEAVDQLQASEKLIAELNETWEEKLKRTEQIRVQREAVFAEMGLAVKEGGITVGIYSPKKTPHLVNLNEDPNLSECLIYYIKNGVTRVGTSEANVPQDIQLSGSHILSEHCIFENTDGVILLIPHRDALIYVNGRELTEPVILKSGSRVILGKNHVFRFTHPGQPREEPVNKENKELTDTASSNESDSGSTDADGKNVDWDYAQCELLEKQGIDLKAEMQKRLMALEEQFRREKEHADQQFEEQRKNYEARIDALQRQVEEQSVTMSMYSSYTPEDFHNDEDIFVNPLFETECWSAREVGLAAWAFRKWKYHQFTSLRDDLWGNAIFLKEANAISVELRKKVQFQFTLLTDTPYSPLPAELAPRDDADDEYRPSAPTVVAVEVTDTKNGATHYWTLEKLRHRLELMRQIYNMNECACDDEPLVLAPAPLPAVPPQPDILHCISACAQQTRLSLANLLPSRQRLELMREMYHNEAELSPTSPDHNIESVTGGDPFYDRFPWFRLVGRSFVYLSNLLYPVPLIHKVAIVNEKGDVKGYLRVAVQAVIDAEKNNAEFAAGVKQSAKISFDDDVAPVRRAKLSAVDKNNAINLDERIGDVPDSNIKIEELAMGECDADSGRGDSSLASELKEEDLPEHLTLGKEFTFRVTVLQAHSVSTDYADVFCQFNFLHRNEDAFSTEPVKNAGKNTPLGFYHVQNITVPVTKSFVEYIKTQPIVFEVFGHYQQHPLHKVSALDAKQDGPVGGRTPPRRMLPPSIPISAPVRSPKWGAAAVAAPCCSSHLHSKHDLLVWFEICELAPNGEYVPAVVEHSDELPCRGLYLLHQGIQRRIRITILHEPSQDLQWTDVRELVVGRIRNSPEANEDTTDGDEDGALSLGLFPGERPTLDDRAVFRFEAAWDSSLHGSPLLNRVSANGEVVYITLSAYLEVDNCSRPAIITKDLSLVVVGREARTGRSLRRALFGSRAARADHITGVYELSLHRALEPGVQRRQRRVLDTSGTYVRGEENLHGWRPRGDSLIFDHQWELEKMTRLEQVGRTRHLLALRERLRHGHENTVAPNDFTKTEKEVCNMAAKAASESARDESLYEPWDMTPREKELATKYIKLIQGRIGSGKEVETAASPATPVDEGVSADISTPSLLSSIHSASSIELCSPERGLLEKSVAGWAGSHAAVSPHAAALYVPDCEEVRVSAAVARRGHLNVLQHGTHGWKKRWLVVRRPYVFIYRDERDPIERAVINLANAHVEYSEDQEQMVRMPNTFSVVSKERGYLLQTLGDKEVHDWLYAINPLLAGQISCVRSGLARGGAATRRRRHETPSSWSLSSFFKCVSDGTLAHRALQRH; this comes from the exons tgaTAACAAACCCGAAGGCACCTCCTGGCAGCAAGGATGGCGCAAAAAGCTTCAATTTTGACTTTTCATACTGGTCACACAAC cCAAGCGACCCAGAATTTTCGTCACAAGTCATGGTGTACAAAGACATCGGCGAGGAGATGTTACAGCATGCTTTCGACG GCTACAACATATGCATATTCGCATACGGACAAACCGGTGCGGGCAAGTCCTACACAATGATGGGCAGCGGCAAGGATGGCCAGGAAGGCATCATCCCACAGATCTGCAAGGATCTGTTCCGACGCATCAGGCAGACCACCTCCGATGACTTGAAATACTCG GTGGAAGTCTCCTACATGGAGATATACTGCGAGAGAGTTCGCGATCTCCTCAACCCGAAGAACAAGGGCAATTTGAGGGTCCGTGAGCACCCTGCGCTCGGACCCTACGTGGAGGACCTCAGCAAACTGGCGGTCACCTCCTACCAGGATATATACGACCTCATCGATGAGGGGAACAAGGCTAG GACTGTGGCAGCGACAAACATGAACGAGACCTCGTCACGTTCTCACGCTGTCTTCACCATATTCTTCACGCAGCAGAGGCATGATCAGACCACTAATCTTATGTCGGAGAAG GTGTCGAAAATCTCGCTGGTGGACTTGGCAGGTTCCGAGCGAGCTGACTCGACAGGAGCCAAGGGCACGCGTCTCAAGGAAGGCGCGAACATCAACAAGTCACTCACAACCCTCGGGAAAGTCATCTCGGCACTCGCTGAAATT GCGTCAAAGAGTAAGAAGTCGAAGAAGGCAGACTTCATTCCGTACCGTGACTCGGTGCTGACGTGGCTGCTGCGGGAGAACCTCGGAGGCAACTCCAAGACGGCCATGATAGCCGCTATATCGCCCGCCGATATTAACTTTGATGAAACTCTTAGTACACTCAG ATACGCCGACCGAGCCAAACAGATTGTCTGCAAAGCGGTTGTCAACGAGGACGCGAACGCGAAACTCATTCGCGAACTCAAGGAGGAAATACTCAAGCTTCGCGAGTTACTCAAAGCTGAGGGCATCGAGGTCGAAGAAG GACCAGATGGTAAAGTCCTTTATGAAAAGAAAGAACAGCCTACCA GAGAAGAGAACAACTCTTCGCCGCAGCGCAAGAAGAGCGAGGCTGAAGTGCTATCGCCGAAGCTGTCCCGAGCCGCCACAACTATTGCCGAAGAGGCTGTGGATCAGTTGCAGGCTTCGGAGAAACTTATTGCGG AACTAAACGAAACATGGGAAGAGAAGCTAAAGCGCACGGAACAGATTCGCGTCCAACGCGAGGCGGTCTTCGCGGAGATGGGTCTCGCCGTCAAGGAGGGAGGCATTACGGTCGGCATCTACTCGCCTAAGAAGACCCCTCATCTCGTCAACTTGAATGAAGACCCTAACCTGTCGGAGTGTCTcatttattatatcaaaaatG GCGTGACCCGTGTCGGTACATCAGAAGCGAACGTGCCTCAAGACATCCAACTGTCAGGCTCCCATATTCTGAGCGAGCACTGCATCTTCGAGAACACGGACGGAGTCATACTCCTCATTCCTCATAGAGATGCGCTTATCTATGTGAATGGACGTGAG CTAACCGAACCAGTGATCCTCAAGTCCGGTTCCCGCGTGATCCTGGGCAAGAACCACGTGTTCCGCTTCACTCACCCCGGACAGCCGCGCGAGGAGCCTGTCAACAAGGAGAATAAGGAGCTCACTGATACTGCTAGCAGTAATGAGAGTGACt CCGGCAGCACAGACGCGGACGGCAAGAACGTGGACTGGGACTACGCGCAATGCGAACTGCTGGAGAAACAAGGCATCGACTTGAAGGCCGAGATGCAGAAGCGCCTGATGGCTCTCGAGGAGCAGTTCCGCAGGGAGAAGGAGCATGCTGACCAGCAGTTTGAGGAGCAGCGCAAG aacTACGAAGCCCGCATCGATGCTCTGCAGCGTCAGGTGGAGGAGCAGAGCGTCACCATGTCTATGTACAGCTCCTACACGCCTGAAGACTTCCATAACGACGAGGATATATTCG TGAACCCGCTATTCGAGACGGAATGCTGGTCAGCCCGCGAGGTGGGTCTGGCGGCGTGGGCCTTCCGCAAGTGGAAGTACCACCAGTTCACCTCGCTGCGAGACGACTTGTGGGGCAATGCTATCTTCCTCAAG GAAGCCAACGCAATCTCAGTAGAACTGCGCAAGAAAGTCCAGTTCCAATTCACTCTGCTAACGGACACCCCCTACTCGCCCCTCCCCGCGGAACTCGCTCCGCGCGACGACGCGGATGACGAGTATCGCCCCTCCGCGCCCACCGTGGTCGCCGTCGAGGTCACTGACACTAAGAACGGAGCTACACATTATTGGACGCTCGAGAAGTTACG CCACCGCCTGGAGCTCATGCGTCAGATATACAACATGAACGAGTGCGCGTGCGACGACGAGCCGCTCGTGCTGGCGCCGGCGCCGCTGCCGGCCGTGCCCCCGCAGCCAGACATACTGCACTGTATATCTGCGTGCGCGCAGCAGACGCGACTGTCGCTAGCCAACCTGCTGCCCTCCAG ACAACGGCTGGAGCTGATGCGTGAGATGTACCACAATGAGGCGGAGTTGTCTCCCACTTCGCCTGATCACAACATCGAGTCTGTGACCGGTGGGGACCCCTTCTATGACAGATTCCCGTGGTTCCGTCTAGTTGGACG GAGCTTCGTATACCTATCGAACCTGCTGTACCCCGTTCCGCTCATTCACAAGGTGGCCATCGTGAATGAGAAAGGAGACGTCAAGGGCTACCTGCGGGTAGCCGTGCAGGCTGTTATCGACGCTGAGAAGA ACAACGCAGAATTCGCAGCGGGCGTAAAGCAGTCGGCCAAGATATCGTTCGACGACGACGTAGCGCCGGTCCGACGCGCCAAGCTGTCGGCTGTGGATAAGAATAATGCGATCAACCTCGACGAGCGCATCGGTGATGTGCCTGACTCTAATATCAAGATTGAAG AACTGGCAATGGGCGAATGCGACGCAGACAGCGGCCGCGGCGACAGTTCCCTCGCCTCCGAGCTGAAGGAGGAAGACCTGCCGGAACACCTGACCCTCGGCAAGGAGTTCACCTTCCGCGTCACCGTGCTGCAAGCCCACAGCGTGTCTACTGACTACGCTGACGTCTTCTGCCAGTTCAA TTTCCTACACCGCAACGAAGACGCATTCTCGACTGAGCCCGTTAAGAATGCGGGCAAGAACACACCGCTAGGATTCTACCATGTGCAAAAT ATCACAGTGCCGGTAACGAAATCATTCGTGGAGTACATAAAGACGCAGCCGATAGTGTTCGAGGTGTTCGGTCACTACCAGCAACACCCGCTGCACAAGGTAAGCGCTCTA GACGCAAAACAAGACGGGCCCGTCGGCGGACGTACACCCCCACGCCGCATGCTGCCCCCCTCCATCCCCATCTCGGCCCCCGTACGGAGCCCTAAGTGGGGCGCGGCGGCGGTAGCGGCTCCCTGCTGCAGCTCGCATCTGCACTCCAAGCACGACCTGCTTGTGTGGTTCGAGATCTGCGAGCTAGCTCCCAATGGGGAGTATGTGCCTGCT GTGGTAGAGCACTCAGACGAGCTGCCCTGCCGAGGCCTGTACCTGCTGCACCAGGGCATCCAGCGACGCATCCGCATCACCATCCTGCACGAGCCCTCGCAGGACCTgcagtggactgacgtcaggGAACTCGTCGTCG GGCGTATCCGCAACTCTCCCGAAGCTAACGAGGACACAACAGATGGTGACGAGGACGGAGCCCTATCTCTCGGACTGTTCCCCGGAGAGAGGCCTACGCTTGATGACCGCGCTGTATTCAG GTTCGAAGCTGCGTGGGACAGTAGCCTGCACGGGTCGCCGCTGCTGAACAGGGTCAGCGCCAACGGTGAAGTCGTCTACATCACACTCAGCGCTTATCTCGAG GTGGACAACTGCAGCCGCCCCGCCATCATCACCAAGGACCTATCCCTGGTGGTGGTAGGTCGCGAGGCCCGCACGGGACGGTCGCTTCGCCGCGCTCTGTTCGGCTCGCGAGCTGCGCGAGCTGACCACATCACCGGCGTCTACGAGCTCAGTCTGCACCGAGCTTTGGAGCCAG GAGTACAACGTCGTCAGCGCCGAGTATTGGACACGAGCGGCACGTATGTGCGCGGCGAAGAGAATCTACACGGATGGAGACCGCGCGGAGACTCGCTCATATTTGATCATCAA TGGGAGTTGGAGAAGATGACCCGGCTAGAGCAGGTGGGGCGCACGCGACACCTGCTGGCGCTGCGCGAGCGCCTGCGCCACGGACACGAGAACACCGTCGCGCCCAACGACTTCACCAAGACAGAGAAG GAGGTATGCAACATGGCCGCTAAGGCCGCGTCGGAGAGCGCTCGCGACGAGTCGCTGTACGAGCCGTGGGACATGACGCCGCGGGAGAAGGAACTCGCCACCAAGTACATCAAGCTTATACAAG GCAGGATAGGGTCAGGCAAGGAGGTGGAGACGGCGGCGTCCCCCGCGACGCCGGTGGACGAGGGCGTGTCGGCCGACATCTCCACGCCCAGTCTGCTCTCCTCCATACACAGCGCCAGCAGCATAGA ACTATGCTCCCCGGAGCGCGGTCTCCTGGAGAAGTCAGTGGCGGGGTGGGCGGGCAGCCACGCGGCCGTGTCGCCGCACGCGGCGGCGCTGTACGTGCCCGACTGCGAGGAGGTGCGCGTGTCCGCCGCCGTCGCCAGGCGCGGACACCTCAACGTGCTGCAGCATGGGACTCATGGCTGGAAGAAACGCTGGCTG GTGGTCCGCCGGCCATACGTGTTCATCTACCGCGACGAGCGCGACCCCATCGAGCGAGCCGTCATCAACCTCGCCAACGCTCACGTCGAGTACTCCGAGGACCAGGAGCAGATGGTCCGCATGCCCAACACCTTCAG CGTGGTGAGTAAGGAGCGCGGCTACTTACTGCAGACCCTCGGCGACAAGGAAGTGCACGACTGGCTGTATGCCATCAACCCGCTGCTGGCCGGCCAGATCAG TTGTGTGCGGTCAGGTCTCGCTCGGGGCGGCGCGGCGACAAGGCGGCGGCGCCATGAGACGCCCTCATCATGGAGTCTATCCTCGTTTTTTAAATGCGTCTCCGATGGAACGCTCGCTCATCGCGCCTTGCAAAGGCATTGA
- the Unc-104 gene encoding kinesin-like protein unc-104 isoform X7: protein MSSVKVAVRVRPFNSREIARECKCIIEMSGNTTVITNPKAPPGSKDGAKSFNFDFSYWSHNPSDPEFSSQVMVYKDIGEEMLQHAFDGYNICIFAYGQTGAGKSYTMMGSGKDGQEGIIPQICKDLFRRIRQTTSDDLKYSVEVSYMEIYCERVRDLLNPKNKGNLRVREHPALGPYVEDLSKLAVTSYQDIYDLIDEGNKARTVAATNMNETSSRSHAVFTIFFTQQRHDQTTNLMSEKVSKISLVDLAGSERADSTGAKGTRLKEGANINKSLTTLGKVISALAEIASKSKKSKKADFIPYRDSVLTWLLRENLGGNSKTAMIAAISPADINFDETLSTLRYADRAKQIVCKAVVNEDANAKLIRELKEEILKLRELLKAEGIEVEEGPDGKVLYEKKEQPTREENNSSPQRKKSEAEVLSPKLSRAATTIAEEAVDQLQASEKLIAELNETWEEKLKRTEQIRVQREAVFAEMGLAVKEGGITVGIYSPKKTPHLVNLNEDPNLSECLIYYIKNGVTRVGTSEANVPQDIQLSGSHILSEHCIFENTDGVILLIPHRDALIYVNGRELTEPVILKSGSRVILGKNHVFRFTHPGQPREEPVNKENKELTDTASSNESDSGSTDADGKNVDWDYAQCELLEKQGIDLKAEMQKRLMALEEQFRREKEHADQQFEEQRKNYEARIDALQRQVEEQSVTMSMYSSYTPEDFHNDEDIFVNPLFETECWSAREVGLAAWAFRKWKYHQFTSLRDDLWGNAIFLKEANAISVELRKKVQFQFTLLTDTPYSPLPAELAPRDDADDEYRPSAPTVVAVEVTDTKNGATHYWTLEKLRHRLELMRQIYNMNECACDDEPLVLAPAPLPAVPPQPDILHCISACAQQTRLSLANLLPSRQRLELMREMYHNEAELSPTSPDHNIESVTGGDPFYDRFPWFRLVGRSFVYLSNLLYPVPLIHKVAIVNEKGDVKGYLRVAVQAVIDAEKNNAEFAAGVKQSAKISFDDDVAPVRRAKLSAVDKNNAINLDERIGDVPDSNIKIEELAMGECDADSGRGDSSLASELKEEDLPEHLTLGKEFTFRVTVLQAHSVSTDYADVFCQFNFLHRNEDAFSTEPVKNAGKNTPLGFYHVQNITVPVTKSFVEYIKTQPIVFEVFGHYQQHPLHKVSALDAKQDGPVGGRTPPRRMLPPSIPISAPVRSPKWGAAAVAAPCCSSHLHSKHDLLVWFEICELAPNGEYVPAVVEHSDELPCRGLYLLHQGIQRRIRITILHEPSQDLQWTDVRELVVGRIRNSPEANEDTTDGDEDGALSLGLFPGERPTLDDRAVFRFEAAWDSSLHGSPLLNRVSANGEVVYITLSAYLEVDNCSRPAIITKDLSLVVVGREARTGRSLRRALFGSRAARADHITGVYELSLHRALEPGVQRRQRRVLDTSGTYVRGEENLHGWRPRGDSLIFDHQWELEKMTRLEQVGRTRHLLALRERLRHGHENTVAPNDFTKTEKEVCNMAAKAASESARDESLYEPWDMTPREKELATKYIKLIQGRIGSGKEVETAASPATPVDEGVSADISTPSLLSSIHSASSIELCSPERGLLEKSVAGWAGSHAAVSPHAAALYVPDCEEVRVSAAVARRGHLNVLQHGTHGWKKRWLVVRRPYVFIYRDERDPIERAVINLANAHVEYSEDQEQMVRMPNTFSVVSKERGYLLQTLGDKEVHDWLYAINPLLAGQIRSRSGRRGDKAAAP from the exons tgaTAACAAACCCGAAGGCACCTCCTGGCAGCAAGGATGGCGCAAAAAGCTTCAATTTTGACTTTTCATACTGGTCACACAAC cCAAGCGACCCAGAATTTTCGTCACAAGTCATGGTGTACAAAGACATCGGCGAGGAGATGTTACAGCATGCTTTCGACG GCTACAACATATGCATATTCGCATACGGACAAACCGGTGCGGGCAAGTCCTACACAATGATGGGCAGCGGCAAGGATGGCCAGGAAGGCATCATCCCACAGATCTGCAAGGATCTGTTCCGACGCATCAGGCAGACCACCTCCGATGACTTGAAATACTCG GTGGAAGTCTCCTACATGGAGATATACTGCGAGAGAGTTCGCGATCTCCTCAACCCGAAGAACAAGGGCAATTTGAGGGTCCGTGAGCACCCTGCGCTCGGACCCTACGTGGAGGACCTCAGCAAACTGGCGGTCACCTCCTACCAGGATATATACGACCTCATCGATGAGGGGAACAAGGCTAG GACTGTGGCAGCGACAAACATGAACGAGACCTCGTCACGTTCTCACGCTGTCTTCACCATATTCTTCACGCAGCAGAGGCATGATCAGACCACTAATCTTATGTCGGAGAAG GTGTCGAAAATCTCGCTGGTGGACTTGGCAGGTTCCGAGCGAGCTGACTCGACAGGAGCCAAGGGCACGCGTCTCAAGGAAGGCGCGAACATCAACAAGTCACTCACAACCCTCGGGAAAGTCATCTCGGCACTCGCTGAAATT GCGTCAAAGAGTAAGAAGTCGAAGAAGGCAGACTTCATTCCGTACCGTGACTCGGTGCTGACGTGGCTGCTGCGGGAGAACCTCGGAGGCAACTCCAAGACGGCCATGATAGCCGCTATATCGCCCGCCGATATTAACTTTGATGAAACTCTTAGTACACTCAG ATACGCCGACCGAGCCAAACAGATTGTCTGCAAAGCGGTTGTCAACGAGGACGCGAACGCGAAACTCATTCGCGAACTCAAGGAGGAAATACTCAAGCTTCGCGAGTTACTCAAAGCTGAGGGCATCGAGGTCGAAGAAG GACCAGATGGTAAAGTCCTTTATGAAAAGAAAGAACAGCCTACCA GAGAAGAGAACAACTCTTCGCCGCAGCGCAAGAAGAGCGAGGCTGAAGTGCTATCGCCGAAGCTGTCCCGAGCCGCCACAACTATTGCCGAAGAGGCTGTGGATCAGTTGCAGGCTTCGGAGAAACTTATTGCGG AACTAAACGAAACATGGGAAGAGAAGCTAAAGCGCACGGAACAGATTCGCGTCCAACGCGAGGCGGTCTTCGCGGAGATGGGTCTCGCCGTCAAGGAGGGAGGCATTACGGTCGGCATCTACTCGCCTAAGAAGACCCCTCATCTCGTCAACTTGAATGAAGACCCTAACCTGTCGGAGTGTCTcatttattatatcaaaaatG GCGTGACCCGTGTCGGTACATCAGAAGCGAACGTGCCTCAAGACATCCAACTGTCAGGCTCCCATATTCTGAGCGAGCACTGCATCTTCGAGAACACGGACGGAGTCATACTCCTCATTCCTCATAGAGATGCGCTTATCTATGTGAATGGACGTGAG CTAACCGAACCAGTGATCCTCAAGTCCGGTTCCCGCGTGATCCTGGGCAAGAACCACGTGTTCCGCTTCACTCACCCCGGACAGCCGCGCGAGGAGCCTGTCAACAAGGAGAATAAGGAGCTCACTGATACTGCTAGCAGTAATGAGAGTGACt CCGGCAGCACAGACGCGGACGGCAAGAACGTGGACTGGGACTACGCGCAATGCGAACTGCTGGAGAAACAAGGCATCGACTTGAAGGCCGAGATGCAGAAGCGCCTGATGGCTCTCGAGGAGCAGTTCCGCAGGGAGAAGGAGCATGCTGACCAGCAGTTTGAGGAGCAGCGCAAG aacTACGAAGCCCGCATCGATGCTCTGCAGCGTCAGGTGGAGGAGCAGAGCGTCACCATGTCTATGTACAGCTCCTACACGCCTGAAGACTTCCATAACGACGAGGATATATTCG TGAACCCGCTATTCGAGACGGAATGCTGGTCAGCCCGCGAGGTGGGTCTGGCGGCGTGGGCCTTCCGCAAGTGGAAGTACCACCAGTTCACCTCGCTGCGAGACGACTTGTGGGGCAATGCTATCTTCCTCAAG GAAGCCAACGCAATCTCAGTAGAACTGCGCAAGAAAGTCCAGTTCCAATTCACTCTGCTAACGGACACCCCCTACTCGCCCCTCCCCGCGGAACTCGCTCCGCGCGACGACGCGGATGACGAGTATCGCCCCTCCGCGCCCACCGTGGTCGCCGTCGAGGTCACTGACACTAAGAACGGAGCTACACATTATTGGACGCTCGAGAAGTTACG CCACCGCCTGGAGCTCATGCGTCAGATATACAACATGAACGAGTGCGCGTGCGACGACGAGCCGCTCGTGCTGGCGCCGGCGCCGCTGCCGGCCGTGCCCCCGCAGCCAGACATACTGCACTGTATATCTGCGTGCGCGCAGCAGACGCGACTGTCGCTAGCCAACCTGCTGCCCTCCAG ACAACGGCTGGAGCTGATGCGTGAGATGTACCACAATGAGGCGGAGTTGTCTCCCACTTCGCCTGATCACAACATCGAGTCTGTGACCGGTGGGGACCCCTTCTATGACAGATTCCCGTGGTTCCGTCTAGTTGGACG GAGCTTCGTATACCTATCGAACCTGCTGTACCCCGTTCCGCTCATTCACAAGGTGGCCATCGTGAATGAGAAAGGAGACGTCAAGGGCTACCTGCGGGTAGCCGTGCAGGCTGTTATCGACGCTGAGAAGA ACAACGCAGAATTCGCAGCGGGCGTAAAGCAGTCGGCCAAGATATCGTTCGACGACGACGTAGCGCCGGTCCGACGCGCCAAGCTGTCGGCTGTGGATAAGAATAATGCGATCAACCTCGACGAGCGCATCGGTGATGTGCCTGACTCTAATATCAAGATTGAAG AACTGGCAATGGGCGAATGCGACGCAGACAGCGGCCGCGGCGACAGTTCCCTCGCCTCCGAGCTGAAGGAGGAAGACCTGCCGGAACACCTGACCCTCGGCAAGGAGTTCACCTTCCGCGTCACCGTGCTGCAAGCCCACAGCGTGTCTACTGACTACGCTGACGTCTTCTGCCAGTTCAA TTTCCTACACCGCAACGAAGACGCATTCTCGACTGAGCCCGTTAAGAATGCGGGCAAGAACACACCGCTAGGATTCTACCATGTGCAAAAT ATCACAGTGCCGGTAACGAAATCATTCGTGGAGTACATAAAGACGCAGCCGATAGTGTTCGAGGTGTTCGGTCACTACCAGCAACACCCGCTGCACAAGGTAAGCGCTCTA GACGCAAAACAAGACGGGCCCGTCGGCGGACGTACACCCCCACGCCGCATGCTGCCCCCCTCCATCCCCATCTCGGCCCCCGTACGGAGCCCTAAGTGGGGCGCGGCGGCGGTAGCGGCTCCCTGCTGCAGCTCGCATCTGCACTCCAAGCACGACCTGCTTGTGTGGTTCGAGATCTGCGAGCTAGCTCCCAATGGGGAGTATGTGCCTGCT GTGGTAGAGCACTCAGACGAGCTGCCCTGCCGAGGCCTGTACCTGCTGCACCAGGGCATCCAGCGACGCATCCGCATCACCATCCTGCACGAGCCCTCGCAGGACCTgcagtggactgacgtcaggGAACTCGTCGTCG GGCGTATCCGCAACTCTCCCGAAGCTAACGAGGACACAACAGATGGTGACGAGGACGGAGCCCTATCTCTCGGACTGTTCCCCGGAGAGAGGCCTACGCTTGATGACCGCGCTGTATTCAG GTTCGAAGCTGCGTGGGACAGTAGCCTGCACGGGTCGCCGCTGCTGAACAGGGTCAGCGCCAACGGTGAAGTCGTCTACATCACACTCAGCGCTTATCTCGAG GTGGACAACTGCAGCCGCCCCGCCATCATCACCAAGGACCTATCCCTGGTGGTGGTAGGTCGCGAGGCCCGCACGGGACGGTCGCTTCGCCGCGCTCTGTTCGGCTCGCGAGCTGCGCGAGCTGACCACATCACCGGCGTCTACGAGCTCAGTCTGCACCGAGCTTTGGAGCCAG GAGTACAACGTCGTCAGCGCCGAGTATTGGACACGAGCGGCACGTATGTGCGCGGCGAAGAGAATCTACACGGATGGAGACCGCGCGGAGACTCGCTCATATTTGATCATCAA TGGGAGTTGGAGAAGATGACCCGGCTAGAGCAGGTGGGGCGCACGCGACACCTGCTGGCGCTGCGCGAGCGCCTGCGCCACGGACACGAGAACACCGTCGCGCCCAACGACTTCACCAAGACAGAGAAG GAGGTATGCAACATGGCCGCTAAGGCCGCGTCGGAGAGCGCTCGCGACGAGTCGCTGTACGAGCCGTGGGACATGACGCCGCGGGAGAAGGAACTCGCCACCAAGTACATCAAGCTTATACAAG GCAGGATAGGGTCAGGCAAGGAGGTGGAGACGGCGGCGTCCCCCGCGACGCCGGTGGACGAGGGCGTGTCGGCCGACATCTCCACGCCCAGTCTGCTCTCCTCCATACACAGCGCCAGCAGCATAGA ACTATGCTCCCCGGAGCGCGGTCTCCTGGAGAAGTCAGTGGCGGGGTGGGCGGGCAGCCACGCGGCCGTGTCGCCGCACGCGGCGGCGCTGTACGTGCCCGACTGCGAGGAGGTGCGCGTGTCCGCCGCCGTCGCCAGGCGCGGACACCTCAACGTGCTGCAGCATGGGACTCATGGCTGGAAGAAACGCTGGCTG GTGGTCCGCCGGCCATACGTGTTCATCTACCGCGACGAGCGCGACCCCATCGAGCGAGCCGTCATCAACCTCGCCAACGCTCACGTCGAGTACTCCGAGGACCAGGAGCAGATGGTCCGCATGCCCAACACCTTCAG CGTGGTGAGTAAGGAGCGCGGCTACTTACTGCAGACCCTCGGCGACAAGGAAGTGCACGACTGGCTGTATGCCATCAACCCGCTGCTGGCCGGCCAGATCAG GTCTCGCTCGGGGCGGCGCGGCGACAAGGCGGCGGCGCCATGA